In Accipiter gentilis chromosome 21, bAccGen1.1, whole genome shotgun sequence, one DNA window encodes the following:
- the IMPG2 gene encoding interphotoreceptor matrix proteoglycan 2 isoform X2 yields the protein MFGFIWKIFLCLPVLGMIKGNLQIVTAEGYAATEGGQAKDGSPTPQLSGWQLANPSLPPELKKLNGIVEAEQVNKNLLLRRKRSILFPSGIKICPDESVEQAIANHLKYFRLRVCQETVWEVFKTFWDRLPEREEYHTWMSLCEEGTMSVFEMGTNFSQSEEHRSLIVKKLSYTKEAMGSSCTDWSCGQGGPGHHSCSSSGTPTPASDADVTTLRDAAANVPPPHEISVETPVGGTVHEIEDADTTINNEIKKQDEKLVRPVTEQIIEFSVLIVGEKYSEDLSDPATVKHQLLSEQFISQMESVFEGLPGYKNIQVLDYSSPQEDSGVEVHYAVTFDGKPISNATWDVINLHSNKVEDNSFMGIEDYPTVVYSISDFRDYIAEILQKNALLENTSLSLDPNSLQLTNVKEILHPTPEDPSWITEYPVVLERPEFDDSTFLAERPSADESTVSNTLPFDFAKPDSTSDSEQSNDNEIRPRPENLDSEASLAPEAPLSSEADVTSLPDGLNLEDGNQTPQLVTGPVLGRDSVDSLEWLSAPSSLDDTGLSEDLLPSSPPHLVPEEPPPTDDYAVPLLSAPTVASSSVTETDIKETISAEKEEVTQGHPAGSSNADSVLHESVEEIPFPLEVHPVEDETDIYLGDRVIYDDGSGSAFDGSGKETESSNWPWEEATLEPVFYPGPDSWLDDDNESLLIRTEDIPEGMILDYILNSGNKLDDDPSKDENEGMTNIKEDFLDESEIFVFPETTTKQVPPLQTEEPSSVEPSTQTETLGMYDSSFVKPPLGLEPSVDHSFVDMPAGEAPVSPNNRGLSVEDSLASTGTVSMEQPIESSVGQNIISEAVEHQNEDRTTVEELFTVEQSDVTEAATIGHLDASSSETILTAHPSMVNTDGSTEEQQTLDLSLAGQDTTESAAKKPADVWPTDTALENSLDQAVQSAMPTATQVSTVVPSVIDQTTVPDGFAGQGGTDHDTHVSMSFSTVMNSYLTVSVTSTVELPSHLPPVGSTASSSVVTSTKLGDETTRVPDVSVDLDHVSTVHFSPELTEGGRSMTESHVELTTHVQSTEMASVAWATHETHNSTPVSSRALVVFFSLRVTNMMFSEDLFNKNSPEYKALEQRFLELLVPYLQSNLTGFQNLEILNFRNGSIVVNSRMKFAKPVPRNVTNAVYMILEDFCNTAYHTMNLAIDKYSLDVESGEQADPCKFQACNEFSECLVNRWSGEAECVCNPGYLSIDGLPCNSICDLQPNFCLNDGKCDISPGQGAICRCRVGENWWYRGEHCEEYVSEPLVVGIAIASVAGFLLVASAVIFFLARTLRDQYTKSETEDSQGQGDSLSSIENAVKYNPMYESDTTGYSHYYRRYPQLTSYSSTSAETSTDYSSEEIRHIYENSELTKEEIQDRIRIIELYAKDRQFAEFVRQHQMKLL from the exons TGTGTCAGGAAACAGTCTGGGAGGTCTTCAAGACATTCTGGGATAGACTGCCAGAGCGTGAAGAATATCACACCTGGATGAGCCTGTGTGAGGAGGGAACGATGAGTGTCTTTGAAATGGGCACGAACTTCAGTCAGTCTGAGGAGCACCGGAGTCTGATTGTGAAG aaaCTGTCCTATACAAAGGAAGCAATGGGCAG CTCCTGCACTGATTGGTCATGTGG CCAAGGTGGTCCAGGGCATCACTCATGCAG cagtAGTGGGACTCCAACTCCAGCTTCGGATGCTGATGTTACCACATTGAGAG ATGCAGCTGCCAATGTTCCTCCCCCTCATGAGATCTCTGTAGAGACTCCTGTGGGTGGTACTGTCCATGAGATCGAAGATGCAGACACTACt atCAATAATGAGATTAAGAAGCAGGATGAGAAACTAGTGAGACCTGTAACTGAGCAGATAATTGAGTTCAGCGTTTTGATTGTTGGTGAAAAATACAGCGAGGACCTGAGTGACCCAGCTACTGTGAAGCATCAACTGCTCTCTGAACAATTCATTTCTCAG ATGGAAAGTGTATTTGAAGGACTACCTGGATACAAAAACATCCAAGTCCTGGATTACAG CTCTCCTCAGGAGGACAG TGGGGTGGAAGTTCACTATGCTGTTACGTTTGATGGAAAACCCATCAGCAATGCCACCTGGGACGTGATTAACCTCCATTCCAACAAGGTGGAGGACAACTCCTTTATGGGCATAGAGGATTATCCAACAGTTGTGTACTCCATCAGTGATTTCCGAGATTATATTGCTGAAATCCTCCAGAAAAACGCCTTGCTTGAAAACACTTCCTTGTCTTTAGACCCTAACTCTCTCCAGCTTACTAATG TGAAAGAAATACTGCACCCTACACCCGAAGACCCATCTTGGATTACTGAATACCCAGTTGTGCTGGAGCGCCCAGAGTTCGAT GACAGCACCTTTTTAGCTGAACGGCCTTCAGCAGATGAATCAACTGTCAGCAATACCTTGCCCTTTGATTTCGCCAAACCAGATTCCACTTCAGATAGTGAACAGTCCAATGACAATGAAATCCGGCCAAGACCAGAAAATCTGGACTCTGAGGCCAGTTTGGCACCTGAAGCTCCGCTCTCCTCAGAGGCTGACGTCACTTCTTTGCCTGATGGGCTGAATTTAGAGGATGGGAATCAGACTCCTCAGTTGGTCACTGGACCAGTGTTAGGGCGTGATTCTGTGGACTCTCTGGAATGGCTTTCAGCCCCCAGTTCTTTAGATG ATACTGGACTATCTGAAGACCTTTTGCCTTCAAGTCCTCCTCACCTCGTGCCTGAAGAACCTCCACCTACAGATGATTATGCagttcctctgctttctgcaccAACAGTGGCCTCTTCATCAGTCACAGAGACTGATATTAAAGAAACAATTTCTGCTGAGAAGGAAGAAGTAACTCAAGGTCATCCTGCAGGCAGTAGCAATGCAGACTCTGTGTTGCATGAGTCTGTGGAAGAAATTCCTTTTCCCTTAGAAGTACACCCTGTGGAAGATGAAACTGATATATATCTTGGAGACAGAGTTATATATGATGATGGGTCTGGTTCAGCTTTTGATGGTTCAGGAAAGGAAACGGAATCAAGTAATTGGCCTTGGGAAGAGGCAACACTGGAACCAGTTTTCTACCCTGGTCCCGATAGCTGGCTTGATGATGACAATGAGTCTTTGTTAATCAGAACTGAGGATATTCCTGAAGGCATGATTTTAGACTATATTCTTAACTCTGGGAATAAATTAGATGATGATCCTTCCAAAGATGAGAATGAAGGTATGACCAATATAAAAGAAGATTTTCTTGATGAGTCTGAAATATTTGTCTTTCCAGAGACTACAACTAAGCAGGTACCTCCGTTACAGACAGAAGAGCCATCATCTGTGGAACCATCTACACAGACAGAAACGTTGGGCATGTATGATTCCTCTTTTGTTAAACCACCCTTGGGTTTGGAGCCTTCAGTGGACCACTCCTTTGTAGACATGCCAGCTGGAGAGGCCCCTGTCTCACCAAATAATAGAGGTCTGTCTGTGGAAGATAGTCTTGCATCTACAGGGACTGTCAGTATGGAGCAACCTATAGAGTCCAGTGTAGGTCAGAACATCATTTCTGAAGCAGTTGAACACCAAAATGAAGACAGGACAACGGTAGAAGAATTATTCACAGTGGAGCAGTCAGATGTAACCGAAGCTGCTACAATAGGCCACTTGGATGCAAGCTCTTCAGAAACTATTCTGACTGCACATCCTTCCATGGTAAACACTGATGGTTCCACAGAAGAACAGCAAACTCTAGATTTATCACTGGCAGGCCAAGACACTACCGAATCCGCTGCGAAGAAACCAGCTGATGTTTGGCCTACTGACACAGCACTAGAAAACTCATTAGATCAGGCAGTGCAATCGGCAATGCCAACTGCCACTCAAGTTTCAACTGTAGTTCCTTCTGTAATAGATCAGACCACTGTTCCAGATGGCTTCGCCGGACAGGGTGGTACAGACCATGACACGCATGTTTCCATGAGCTTCAGCACTGTTATGAACTCTTACCTAACGGTGAGTGTAACAAGCACTGTTGAGCTTCCGTCCCATCTCCCTCCCGTGGGATCCACGGCATCCTCGTCTGTGGTTACCTCAACGAAGCTGGGAGATGAAACAACGAGGGTCCCAGATGTTTCAGTGGACCTGGATCATGTGAGCACTGTCCACTTTTCTCCTGAGCTGACTGAGGGAGGAAGGAGCATGACTGAAAGTCACGTGGAGCTAACAACTCATGTCCAGTCCACAGAGATGGCCAGTGTAGCTTGGGCCACACATGAAACTCACAATAGTACTCCTGTCTCATCACGAGCTCTAGTTGTGTTTTTCAGTCTTCGGGTTACCAACATGATGTTTTCAGAGGACCTGTTTAATAAAAATTCCCCTGAATACAAAGCGCTGGAGCAGCGATTCTTGGAACTG CTGGTGCCCTACCTTCAGTCAAATCTGACAGGCTTCCAGAATCTGGAAATCCTGAACTTCAGAAATGGCAGCATCGTGGTGAACAGTCGAATGAAATTTGCCAAACCTGTGCCTCGGAATGTCACTAACGCTGTGTACATGATCCTGGAAGACTTCTGCAACACTGCGTATCACACTATGAACCTGGCCATCGATAAATACTCCCTGGATGTGGAATCGG GTGAACAGGCTGATCCCTGCAAGTTCCAGGCCTGTAATGAGTTCTCCGAATGCTTAGTAAATCGCTGGAGTGGGGAAGCTGAGTGCGTCTGCAATCCTGGCTACCTAAGCATCGACGGGCTGCCATGCAATAGCATTTGTGATCTGCAACCAAACTTCTGCCTGAATGACGGGAAGTGCGACATAAGCCCTGGGCAAGGGGCCATCTGTAG GTGTCGTGTGGGAGAAAACTGGTGGTACAGAGGGGAGCACTGTGAAGAATATGTGTCTGAGCCACTGGTTGTGGGTATTGCAATTGCTTCTGTGGCAGGATTCCTTCTTGTGGCATCTGCTGTCATCTTCTTCTTGGCCAGGACCCTTCGAGACCAGTACACAAAGAGTGAAACCGAGGACTCACAGGG GCAGGGTGACAGCCTCTCGTCCATTGAGAACGCAGTTAAATACAACCCCATGTATGAAAGTGATACGACTGGCTACAGCCATTATTACCGGAGATACCCTCAGCTAACATCCTACAGTTCTACCAGTGCAGAGACATCCACAGACTACAGCAGTGAAGAGATCAGGCACATTTATGAAAACAGTGAGCTTACTAAGGAG GAAATTCAGGACCGAATTCGAATTATAGAGCTCTACGCTAAAGACCGTCAGTTTGCAGAGTTTGTTAGGCAGCATCAAAT gaagctgctttaa